A single genomic interval of Stieleria maiorica harbors:
- a CDS encoding DUF1501 domain-containing protein encodes MQSRRQLLRTSAIGFGHLAFTAMLGQESMAAENPLVPKGPHFPARAKRIVFLFMKGGPSHVDTFDPKPQLDRDHGKAPPFDLPDVTFAKQGNLLKSPWKFKQYGQSGLPVSELFPNVARHVDDLCVLRSVHGTNPAHGGALLKIHTGSDQFVRPSMGSWLVYGLGTENENLPAFVTICPTLAHGGVNNWGAAFLPAHCQGTPIGNASLPATAAKVKHIRNDRIDPELQRRQLDLIASMNRTHLEMAGRDQALEGRLNSFELAYRMQTAMPEIQNLASESAATQRLYGIDDPVTEDFGRQCLMARRFLEQGVRFVQVTHSDSVVQWDQHSGLYQGHTKNAAEVDRPIAGFLQDLKTRGLLEDTLVLWGGEFGRTPTAQGSNGRDHNPHGFTMWMAGGGVKRGFAYGATDDYGYYAVENKMHVHDLHATILHLMGLDHERLTYRYAGRDFRLTDVEGVVANEIFA; translated from the coding sequence ATGCAGTCCCGACGACAACTTCTGCGCACCTCGGCAATCGGTTTCGGTCACTTGGCGTTCACCGCAATGCTGGGCCAGGAATCCATGGCAGCGGAGAATCCGCTGGTCCCCAAAGGTCCGCATTTTCCGGCGCGGGCCAAACGGATCGTGTTCCTGTTCATGAAAGGCGGCCCGTCGCACGTCGACACCTTTGACCCCAAGCCGCAATTGGATCGAGATCATGGCAAGGCGCCGCCGTTCGATTTGCCCGACGTGACCTTTGCCAAGCAAGGGAATCTGCTGAAGTCGCCGTGGAAGTTCAAGCAGTACGGCCAGAGCGGATTGCCCGTCAGCGAGTTGTTCCCCAATGTCGCACGCCATGTCGATGACCTGTGCGTGTTGCGATCGGTGCATGGAACGAACCCCGCGCACGGCGGTGCACTGTTAAAGATTCATACCGGAAGCGATCAATTCGTCCGGCCCAGCATGGGATCTTGGTTGGTTTATGGACTGGGAACCGAAAATGAAAACCTGCCGGCGTTTGTGACGATCTGCCCGACGCTGGCCCACGGCGGAGTCAACAATTGGGGAGCCGCATTTTTGCCGGCCCATTGTCAGGGAACGCCGATCGGCAACGCCAGCCTGCCGGCGACGGCGGCCAAGGTGAAACACATTCGCAACGATCGCATCGATCCCGAGTTACAGCGTCGGCAACTGGATCTGATCGCGTCGATGAACCGGACGCATCTGGAGATGGCCGGTCGCGATCAGGCACTGGAGGGGCGATTGAACTCGTTCGAACTGGCGTATCGAATGCAGACCGCGATGCCCGAGATCCAGAACCTTGCCTCGGAATCCGCCGCGACGCAGCGTCTGTATGGGATCGATGACCCGGTCACCGAAGACTTCGGTCGACAGTGCTTGATGGCGCGGCGGTTTCTCGAACAAGGTGTCCGGTTCGTCCAGGTCACGCACAGCGACAGTGTCGTCCAGTGGGACCAGCACTCGGGGCTGTACCAGGGCCACACCAAGAACGCGGCCGAAGTCGATCGTCCGATCGCGGGTTTCCTGCAAGATTTAAAGACGCGGGGGCTGCTCGAAGACACGCTGGTCTTGTGGGGCGGTGAATTCGGACGTACACCGACGGCGCAGGGTAGCAACGGCCGCGACCACAACCCGCACGGGTTCACGATGTGGATGGCCGGCGGCGGAGTGAAGAGAGGTTTCGCCTATGGCGCGACCGACGACTACGGTTACTACGCCGTGGAAAACAAGATGCACGTTCACGATCTGCACGCCACCATCCTGCACCTGATGGGGCTGGACCACGAACGTTTGACCTACCGCTACGCCGGACGAGACTTTCGCTTGACCGACGTCGAAGGCGTCGTGGCAAACGAGATTTTCGCTTAG
- a CDS encoding DUF1186 domain-containing protein: protein MSTATPSLESKTDAELLEELKKSPKGVLPKALLRELQSRGESVVPGLSEILQAETEHARKGGNIETDAAFFSFALISAIGDPRGLPAVIEAISLPDEKLYSLLGDLIHDNLQRLIVKLIGTDFDRIGQLVENPDLYEYVRWSAACTYFLLFKEGRLSREEGVERIERHLNRLIERPCYELNTGLCMELANFGVPASIETIRRAYASGNVEEGMVSQEELEETINRAAEGSGSERDRSLPLEFDVVEELSRWACFKRPDKPTPNPVVQSVTEPRDEMASRTSMDPPSPPPRTAVGTIRNTEKKPGRNDPCPCGSGKKYKNCCRSKSMI, encoded by the coding sequence TTGAGCACCGCAACACCCAGCCTGGAAAGCAAGACCGACGCCGAATTGTTGGAAGAACTGAAAAAATCTCCCAAGGGTGTTCTGCCGAAGGCTCTGCTGCGCGAACTCCAATCTCGTGGCGAATCCGTGGTCCCCGGACTGAGCGAAATCCTTCAAGCCGAAACGGAGCATGCGAGGAAAGGGGGCAACATCGAAACAGACGCTGCCTTCTTTTCGTTTGCTTTGATCAGTGCCATCGGTGATCCACGCGGATTGCCCGCAGTGATCGAAGCGATTTCGCTGCCGGACGAAAAACTGTACTCGTTGCTGGGCGATCTGATCCACGACAATTTGCAACGGCTGATCGTCAAACTGATCGGTACGGATTTCGATCGAATCGGACAACTGGTGGAAAATCCAGATTTGTACGAGTACGTGCGATGGTCGGCGGCTTGCACCTATTTCTTGCTGTTCAAAGAGGGACGACTGAGTCGCGAAGAAGGCGTCGAGAGGATTGAGCGGCATTTGAATCGACTGATCGAACGGCCGTGTTATGAGTTGAATACCGGTCTCTGTATGGAGCTTGCCAATTTCGGCGTCCCCGCCTCCATCGAGACGATTCGACGAGCCTATGCGTCGGGCAACGTCGAAGAGGGGATGGTTTCGCAGGAAGAGCTTGAGGAAACGATCAACAGGGCGGCCGAAGGCTCTGGCAGCGAGCGCGATCGTTCGCTGCCGCTGGAATTTGATGTTGTGGAAGAATTAAGCCGGTGGGCGTGCTTCAAACGCCCCGACAAACCGACTCCAAATCCGGTCGTCCAGTCCGTGACCGAACCTCGAGACGAAATGGCATCGAGAACGTCCATGGATCCGCCAAGTCCGCCCCCGCGAACGGCTGTCGGTACCATTCGCAATACCGAAAAGAAACCCGGACGCAACGATCCGTGCCCCTGTGGAAGCGGAAAGAAGTACAAGAACTGCTGCCGGTCGAAGTCGATGATCTAA
- a CDS encoding glycosyltransferase, which produces MPDQRKRVLLMVSSMRGGGSERQVLLLSQTLDRSRFEPHLYLTAAAGEFLGQVPSDVPIHSFDSCRDSGRVYFPGRQLRRQTEFLRGVIRDNKIDVVYDRTFHMTLIAGKAAAGVRRVSTIVSPPHLALPLVEKRFVALKRRRLAAAYRGSDVVVAVSGQAAQSAESYYGLPTGSVVVIKNPVDAIGLRKAVGAAPPRYSDQTVLVCVGRMTDEKGHADLIDALAMLQSKWPETRSAWTMRMIGDGPLRGELQARAESLGLESRIQFVGSLASAAAEINAADALVLPSRFEGMPNVVLEAMALGTPVIATRAGGAIELQADAPTAFWADPGNPPSLAQAILEFAANPDQAATQRLAAQQQIESDHAPAAITRQIEQLLSPTAKRETG; this is translated from the coding sequence ATGCCGGATCAGCGCAAACGAGTCTTGTTGATGGTCAGCTCGATGCGCGGCGGCGGCAGCGAACGGCAGGTGTTGTTGCTTTCGCAGACACTCGACCGATCCCGATTCGAACCGCATCTTTACTTGACCGCAGCGGCCGGTGAATTTCTGGGGCAAGTCCCTTCGGATGTTCCGATCCATTCCTTTGACTCCTGCCGGGATTCCGGCCGCGTCTACTTTCCCGGCCGACAACTTCGCCGTCAGACCGAATTTCTGCGCGGCGTGATTCGCGACAACAAGATCGATGTTGTCTACGATCGCACGTTTCACATGACGCTGATCGCCGGAAAAGCGGCAGCGGGAGTCCGCAGGGTTTCCACGATCGTCAGCCCGCCGCACCTGGCGTTGCCGCTGGTCGAAAAACGTTTCGTCGCACTCAAACGCCGTCGACTGGCGGCGGCCTACCGCGGCTCGGACGTCGTCGTCGCCGTCAGCGGACAAGCCGCCCAGTCGGCCGAATCATATTACGGATTGCCAACGGGAAGTGTCGTCGTCATCAAGAATCCGGTCGACGCGATCGGCCTGCGCAAAGCGGTCGGGGCAGCACCGCCGCGATACTCCGATCAGACCGTGTTGGTTTGTGTCGGCCGGATGACCGACGAGAAAGGGCACGCGGATCTGATCGATGCCCTGGCGATGCTGCAATCGAAGTGGCCCGAGACCCGTTCGGCTTGGACGATGCGGATGATCGGCGACGGGCCGCTGCGAGGCGAACTGCAGGCGCGCGCCGAGTCGCTGGGATTGGAGAGTCGGATTCAGTTTGTCGGCAGTCTTGCGAGTGCGGCCGCTGAAATCAACGCGGCCGACGCGTTGGTCTTGCCGTCCCGATTTGAAGGCATGCCGAACGTGGTTTTGGAAGCGATGGCGCTCGGAACGCCGGTGATCGCGACACGCGCCGGCGGAGCGATCGAACTGCAAGCCGACGCGCCCACCGCCTTTTGGGCCGACCCCGGCAATCCACCGTCGCTCGCCCAGGCGATCCTCGAGTTCGCAGCCAACCCTGATCAAGCCGCAACGCAACGACTCGCCGCACAGCAACAGATCGAATCCGACCATGCCCCCGCCGCCATCACCCGGCAGATCGAGCAACTGCTATCCCCCACCGCAAAAAGGGAAACAGGGTAA
- a CDS encoding endonuclease/exonuclease/phosphatase family protein: MYKKTPLIRMTLAILIASFLFADAVAQNTLRIATFNVSLYGKQQGQVRQQLSDREDLQAKRIASIVQTVRPDILLVNELDFQLDSAPAKLLAENYFAVAQDSATGDEQLTPIDYPYFFSAPSNTGIDSALDLNRDGKLGSGNDAWGYGIYPGQYAMTVYSRFPIDTASIRTFQKLLWKQLPGAIRPRNPATGQPYYDDAIWAQLRLSSKNHIDVPIRVGDRVIHVLASHPTPPVFDGPEDRNGARNHDEIQFWNHYLDADASARGWLIDDDGRVGALDVDASFVVMGDLNADPIDGSGRRESIIRLLSHPRVRDVHQSKTADFGRNGPMRVDYVLPSSDLDVVDGGVFWPTEDDPQSTWIKASDHRLVWIEVKR; encoded by the coding sequence GGCCCAGAACACCCTTCGGATCGCGACGTTTAACGTCTCGCTGTACGGAAAACAGCAGGGGCAAGTCCGCCAGCAGCTGTCCGACCGCGAGGATCTGCAGGCAAAACGAATCGCGAGCATCGTCCAAACGGTGCGCCCGGATATCTTGCTGGTCAACGAACTCGATTTCCAGCTCGATTCGGCGCCGGCCAAGTTGCTGGCCGAAAACTACTTCGCCGTCGCGCAGGACTCGGCCACCGGCGATGAACAACTCACGCCGATCGACTATCCGTATTTTTTCAGTGCGCCCAGCAATACGGGAATCGACTCGGCTTTGGATTTAAATCGCGACGGCAAATTGGGGTCTGGCAACGATGCCTGGGGGTATGGGATCTATCCCGGCCAGTACGCGATGACCGTCTACAGCCGCTTTCCGATCGACACCGCATCGATACGCACCTTTCAAAAATTGCTCTGGAAGCAGTTGCCCGGTGCGATCAGGCCGCGGAACCCGGCGACCGGCCAGCCCTATTACGACGATGCGATTTGGGCCCAGCTGCGTCTGAGCAGCAAGAATCACATCGACGTGCCGATTCGCGTCGGTGATCGCGTCATCCACGTCCTCGCCAGCCACCCGACGCCGCCGGTGTTCGATGGCCCCGAAGACCGGAACGGCGCCCGCAATCACGATGAAATCCAGTTTTGGAATCACTATTTGGACGCCGACGCATCGGCCCGCGGCTGGCTGATCGATGATGACGGTCGCGTCGGGGCGCTGGATGTCGACGCCAGTTTCGTCGTGATGGGCGATTTGAATGCCGACCCGATCGACGGCAGTGGTCGCCGTGAATCGATCATTCGGTTGTTAAGCCATCCCCGCGTTCGCGACGTCCATCAGAGCAAGACGGCTGATTTCGGACGCAACGGGCCGATGCGGGTCGATTATGTTTTACCCAGTAGCGACTTGGACGTCGTCGACGGCGGCGTGTTCTGGCCGACCGAGGACGACCCACAGAGCACCTGGATCAAGGCATCCGATCATCGCTTGGTCTGGATCGAAGTCAAACGATAA